CGGGGGCTCAAGACCGCGGACGACACTCTCAAGGCGGCCAAGGCCTTTGTCGAGGGCATCGGCAAGACGCCGATCCTCTGCGGGGACAAGCCGGGCTTTATCGTCAACCGGCTGCTCGTGCCCTACCTCAATGACGCCGTCCACGCGCTCTCCGAGGGCGTCGCCTCCGCTTCGGACATCGACGCGGCCATGAAGCTCGGCGCCAACATGCCGATGGGCCCCCTGGCCTTGGCCGACCTCGTCGGCCTCGACGTGACCTTGGCCGCCGCCGAGACGCTTCACGGCGAGTTCGGCGACGGCAAGTTCCGCCCCGCCCCGCTGCTCAGGCAGATGGTGCGGGCCGGCCTGCTCGGGCGCAAGAGCGGCGAGGGCTTTTACCTCTACGACGACCCCAAGGCAGGCTCCTAGACAAGAGGAAACGAGGAACGGGTATGGACAATGACGTTGACAACAGCGTAGACACGGGCGCGGACACGGCTGAAGAGCTGGACTTTCAGTTTCTGGACTATGAGGTCAGGGACGGGGTTGGGCTCATCACCGTCAACCGGCCGGACGCGCTGAACGCCTTGAACGCCGACCTGGTGGTCGAGCTGGGCGTGGCGCTCGAGCTCGCCGAGGCCGACGTAGACGTCAGGGCATTGGTCATCACCGGCGCGGGCCGCGCCTTCGTCGCGGGCGCCGACATCGCCAACCTGAACAAGCTGGACAGCGTCTTCAGCGGCCGCGAGGCGGCCCTGGACGGTCAGGGGCTCATGAACAGCCTGGCCGCCCTGCAGATTCCCACCATCGCCGCCGTGGGCGGCTTCGCCCTGGGCGGCGGCCTCGAGCTGGCCCTGGCCTGCGACCTGCGCGTCGCCGGCGAGGGCGCCCGGCTGGGCCTACCCGAGGTCGGTCTGGGACTCATCCCCGGCTACGGCGGCACCCAGCGCCTGCCCCGGCTCATCGGCCGGGGCCGGGCCCTGGACCTCATCCTCACCGGCCGGCACGTCAGGGCCGACGAGGCCCTGGCGCTCGGCCTGGTCAACCGGGTGGTGGAGGACGCGCTAGCGGGCGCG
This sequence is a window from Deinococcota bacterium. Protein-coding genes within it:
- a CDS encoding enoyl-CoA hydratase-related protein, yielding MDNDVDNSVDTGADTAEELDFQFLDYEVRDGVGLITVNRPDALNALNADLVVELGVALELAEADVDVRALVITGAGRAFVAGADIANLNKLDSVFSGREAALDGQGLMNSLAALQIPTIAAVGGFALGGGLELALACDLRVAGEGARLGLPEVGLGLIPGYGGTQRLPRLIGRGRALDLILTGRHVRADEALALGLVNRVVEDALAGALELAALTVKNAPVALGLAKEAVARGLDVTLAQGLEIEADLFGLAVTTEDAGEGTAAFLEKRAAAFTGK